A single genomic interval of Spinacia oleracea cultivar Varoflay chromosome 6, BTI_SOV_V1, whole genome shotgun sequence harbors:
- the LOC110796845 gene encoding uncharacterized protein, giving the protein MAGKSKARKNLKKPSGPISDSQAKKTKSMDEVLGVLAMEIESGDEGHQSEVEADSLVDENEEILSPRTSLNELKSRSEAHRTFSLWLSVMNSRKRQNQVTPIPILQPGCDENVVCIELDDIQDEVDCWNSAIICDVLGANPPLSIFEGFRRRIWKDLGIDKVVNIEHGVFVVRFFTMENRDKVLDANRLTFDKKPVICKPWHKDIVDLKDEVKGVPIWIHLNHLDLKFWGNRSLSKIVGSIGEFIQDDQATINMDKLQFA; this is encoded by the coding sequence ATGGCAGGGAAATCTAAAGCTCGGAAGAACTTAAAGAAACCGTCGGGTCCTATTTCGGATTCTCAAGCGAAGAAAACGAAGTCAATGGATGAAGTTCTTGGTGTTTTGGCTATGGAGATTGAATCTGGGGATGAAGGGCATCAATCGGAGGTGGAAGCGGATTCTTTGGTGGACGAGAATGAGGAAATTCTATCCCCTAGAACATCCCTCAATGAATTGAAATCACGATCAGAGGCTCATCGTACGTTCTCATTGTGGTTATCGGTGATGAATTCAAGGAAGAGGCAGAATCAGGTAACCCCCATTCCCATTCTACAACCTGGATGCGATGAAAATGTTGTGTGCATTGAATTAGATGATATTCAAGATGAGGTGGATTGTTGGAACTCTGCTATAATCTGTGATGTTTTAGGTGCAAATCCCCCATTATCTATTTTTGAGGGTTTCCGTAGACGCATATGGAAAGACCTAGGGATTGATAAAGTTGTTAATATTGAACATGGTGTTTTTGTGGTGAGATTTTTTACTATGGAAAATCGTGACAAAGTTCTAGATGCTAACAGACTCACTTTTGACAAGAAACCTGTAATCTGCAAACCCTGGCATAAGGACATTGTAGATCTTAAGGATGAAGTTAAGGGGGTACCAATTTGGATTCATTTGAATCATCTTGATCTGAAATTTTGGGGGAATAGGAGTTTGAGTAAGATTGTGGGTTCTATTGGGGAATTCATTCAAGATGATCAAGCAACTATCAATATGGACAAACTTCAATTTGCATGA